AGTCGGTGGGCAACCGCGAGCGCTTCATCCGCCGCTACAAGCAGCAGATCGCCGAGGCGGTGCGCCGCGCCGTGGACAAGCGCGACATCCGCCACATCGAGCAGGCCGAGAACATCACCATCCCCAGGAAGGACATCCGCGAGCCGGTGTTCCGCCATGGCTCCGGCGGCATACGCGACACCGTGCACTCGGGCAACCGCGACCACGTGCGCGGCGACCGCATCGCCCGGCCCCTGGGCGGCGGGGGCGGGTCAGGCTCGCAGGCCAGCGACAGCGGGGAGGGGGAGGACGACTTCACCTTCACCCTCACCAAGGAAGAGTTCATGCAGATCTTCTTCGAGGATCTTGCCCTGCCGCGCATGCTGCGCACCCACCTGGGCGAAACGCCGCAGTACAAGACGCGCCGCGCCGGCTACAGCCACGACGGCACGCCGCACAACCTGGCGGTGCTGCGCACCATGCGCGGCGCCTTGGGCCGCCGCATCGCCCTGACCAAGGCGCCGCATCGCGAGCTGCAGGCGCTGCAGCAGGAACTCGACGGGCTGTTGGCGCAGGACGACGGCACCAGCGAGGCCGTGGCCGAGCTGCAGCAGCGCATAGACGCCCTGCGGGAGCGCATGGCCAGGGTGGCCTTCCTCGACCCCATAGACCTGCGCTTTCGCAACCGCACCAAGCTGCCCGTGCCCAGCAGCCAGGCCGTGATGTTCTGTGTGATGGACGTCTCCGGCTCCATGGACCAAGAGCGCAAGGACTTGGCCAAGCGCTTTTTCATCCTGCTGTACCTGTTCCTCACGCGCCACTACGAGAAGATCGACATCGTCTTCATACGCCACCACACCCAGGCCGCCGAGGTGGACGAGGACGCGTTTTTCCACTCCACCGAGAGCGGCGGCACCGTGGTCAGCAGCGCCCTGGTGCTGCTCGACCAGATCATGCGCGCGCGCTACCCCGCGGGCGACTGGAACATCTACGTGGCCCAGGCCAGCGACGGCGACAACTTCCACGACGACGGCGGCAACTGCCGCAGCCTGCTGGCCGACAGGATCCTGCCCCTGGTGCGCTACTTCGCCTACGTGCAGGTGGCGCAGGAGGAGCAGAATCTGTGGGACGAATACAGCCAGCTGCCGCCGCTGTTCCCGTACTTCGCCATGCGCAAGGTGTCCGGGCCGGGCGACATCTATCCCGTGTTCCGCGACCTGTTCAAGAAAGAGGGGGCTGTGGCATGAACCTCTCGCAATACCCCGTGCTGCAGCGCCGCGCGGGCCGCCAGTCCTGGAAGCAGTCCGTACCCGGGGAGCGCCACCAGCGCGGCGTGCCCCGTTCCCCGCTGCCGGCGGGCAAGCGCCCGGCGCATCCCCTGCCGGACCCCAGCGACTGGACCTTCGAGCTCATCGAGCGCTACCACGCGGCCATCGCCGCCACGGCCGAGCGCTACGGGCTGGACACCTATCCCAACCAGCTGGAGGTGATATCGGCCGAACAGATGATGGACGCCTACGCCAGCGTGGGCATGCCCGTGGGCTACCGCCACTGGAGCTACGGCAAGGAGTTCCTGGCGACCGAGCGGCGCTACCGGCGCGGCCACATGGGGCTCGCGTACGAGATCGTCATCAACTCCAACCCCTGCATCAGCTACCTGATGGAGGAGAACACTACCGCCATGCAGGCGCTGGTGATCGCCCACGCGGCCTATGGGCACAACAGCTTCTTCAAGGGCAACTACCTGTTCGGCATGTGGACGGACGCGGGCAGCATCATCGACTACTTGGTCTATGCCCGCGACTTCGTTTCCCAATGCGAGGAACGCTACGGCCTCGATACCGTGGAGCAGTGGATCGACTCCTGCCACGCCCTGGCCAACCTGGGGGTGGACCGCTACCACCGCCCGTCCAAGAAGAGCTTGGCGCGCGAGCGCGCCGAGCGCGAGCAGCGCGAGGCCTACGCCCAGCAGCAGGTCAACGTGCTGTGGCGCACCCTGCCGGCGCGCCCGGGCAAGGGCGACAGCGCCGTGCAGGAGAGCGAACGCTTTCCGAAGGAGCCCGAGGAGAACATCCTGTACTTCATCGAGAAGAACGCGCCCCTGCTCGAGCCCTGGCAGCGCGAACTCGTGCGCATCGTGCGCAAGATCGCCCAGTACTTTTACCCGCAGCGCCAGACCCAGGTGATGAACGAAGGCTGGGCCACCTTCTGGCACTACACCCTGCTCAACACCCTGTACGACGAGGGCTGGCTCACCGACGGCGTGATGATCGAATGGCTCTCGTCGCACACCAACGTGATCTACCAGCCGCCCGCGGGGCACCGCGCCTACAGCGGCATCAACCCGTACGCCCTGGGCTTCGCCATGTACCGCGACATCCGGCGCATCTGCCAGGACCCCACCGAGGAAGACCGGCGCTGGTTCCCCGACATGGCCGGCACGCCCTGGCTGCCGGCGCTGCACCACGCCATGCAGAACTTCAAGGACGAGAGCTTCGTCGGCCAGTTCCTGAGCCCGAAGCTGATGCGCGACATGCGCCTGTTCGCCATCCACGACGATGCCAGCGAGCGCGAACTGCTGGTCAGCGCCATCCACGACGAGGACGGCTACCGCCAGCTGCGCCAGACCCTGTCGCAGCAGTACGACCTGGGGGTGCGCGAGCCCAACATCCAGGTCTGGAACGTGAACCTGCGCGGCGACCGCTGCCTGACCCTGCGCCACACCCAGTACCAGGGCCGGCCGCTGGCCGACGACGCGCTGGAGGTGCTCAAGCACGTGGCGCGGCTGTGGGGCTTCGGCGTGCGGCTGGAGACTGTCAGCGGCGATGGCGAGATGCCGGTGCTGCTGCACAGTGTGCCGGCGCCGCCGGCCTGAAGCGCGTTTTTATCGAAATTGGCCTCTAGGGCTTTTCCAACAAGCGCTGGCAGCTATTGAAAAAATAGTGAGAAACAAAAAAGCGCTGCCCACGGGCAGCGCTTCTGTGCTGGGCAAAGAAGTTGGTCAGAATGCTGGCACCACGGCGCCCTTGTACTTGTCCTGGATGAACTTCTTGACCTCGGGCTGGTGCAAGGCCTTCATCAGCTTGGCGATGTTGGGGTCGTTGGCACGGTCGGCGCGGGCGGCCACGATGTTGGTGTAGGGCGAGTCCGCGCCCTCGATGAACAGCGCGTCCTTGGTCGGGTTCAGCTTCGCCTCGATGGCGTAGTTGGTGTTAATCAGGGCCAGGTCCACGTCGGCCAGGGCGCGCGGCAGCAGCGGGGCCTCCAGCTCCTTGAACTTGAGCTTCTTGGGGTTCTTCACCACGTCCAGAGGGGTGGGCGTCAGGCTCTTGGGGTCCTTCAGCTCGATCAGGCCCTGCTTGGCCAGCAGGATCAGGGCGCGGCCGCCGTTGGACGGGTCGTTGGGGATGGCCACGGTGGCGCCGTCCTTGAGATCCTTCACGTTCTTGATCTTGCTGGAGTAGGCGCCGAAGGGCTCCACGTGCACCTTGCCGCCCGGCACCATGACCAGGCTGGTCTTGCGGTCCTTGTTGAAGCTGTCCAGGTAGGGCTGGTGCTGGAAGAAGTTGGCGTCCAGCTGCTTGTCCTCCACGGCCATGTTGGGCTGCACGTAGTCGCTGAACTCCTTGACCTGCAGGTCCACGCCCTCGGCCTTGAGCCGGGGCTTGACGAAGTTCAGGATCTCGGCGTGCGGCACGGCCGTGGCGGCCACCTTGAGCACGTCGGCGGCCTGCGCGGAAAAGGCCAGTGCGGCGATCGCCAGGGCGGAGAGGGTTTGCTTGAGCATCGGATGCAACCTTGGGTGGGTCAACAAAAAGCGCCCAGAACCGGGTCGGTGTGGGCGCGGCGTGCGGCGTAGTTTACGGGTTTACACCCCGGGGCATGACTTAATTAAATTCATATCGATATAACGATGGGGTTTCTTATTTCACTGGCAACGCGATGCGTACTTGATACAGACCATCGCGCACGCCGGCATGGAAGTCGCAGTCCACGTCGTGCAGCAGGCGCAGGCGGTCGCGCACGTTGGCCAGGGCGATGCCGTGGCCGCGCGCGCGCGGCTCGGCGCCCGTGTTCCCGGGCGGCAGGGTGTTGGTGATGGTCAGCACCACGCGGCTGCCGCGCCGCTCGGCCGTGATGCGCAGCTTGGCCGGGCCGGGCGTGGGCTCCACGCCGTGCTTGACGGCGTTCTCCACGAGCGGCTGCAGCAGCAGCGGCGGCAGGCGCGCGGCGCTGGCGCGCGGGTCGATCAGCCATTGCACGCGCAGGCGCTCGCCGAAGCGCACCTGCTCTATGTCGAGGTAGCGCCGCGCCAGGGCGATCTCGTCCTCCAGCGTGGCCGACTCGCCCTGCTCCACCAGGGCGTGGCGGAACAGGTCGCTCAGGTCCTCCAGCAGCGCCTCGGCCTTGGCGGGCTCCTCGCGCACCAGGGCGATGGCGCTGTTGAGCGTGTTGAACAAAAAATGCGGGCGTATACGCGACTGCAGCTCGGTCAGGCGCGCCGTGGTGGCCGCCGGCGTGCGCGCGCGTGCACGCAGCAGCAGGGCCGTGACCAGCAGCGCCGACAGCAGCGCCCCGCTGGCGGCGCAGGCCAGCCAGGGCGGGCTGTCGGCCGTGGTGCCGGCCAGCGCCAGCATGGCGCAGGCGTACAGGCCGGCCAGCATGCCCAGCAGCACGCCAGCCGCGTATTGCAGGGGCTCGCGCAGGCGCTGCAGTCCCTTCTTGAGGCTGCAGGCCGTGACCAGCCAGGCGAGGGTGGCCGGCAGGGCGCCGCCCGTGAGCAGCGCCAGCCGCGCCAGCCATTCGCCGGGGCCGGCGGCGCCGAACATGGCGCCCACGCCCAGCACCGCTTCCACGAACAGCACGGCGCGCAGGACCACGCCCACCTGGCAGGCGTCGAACACCAGCGCGCGCCCCACGGCGCGGCCGCGCGGCGCGGGCCCGGGCAGGGGGGCGGGGTGGGTCGATAAAATTTGCGTTTCCTGCATCGCGGCATCCGGGCGTTCCGGCTGTCGTAACCCCCCGGATTATTGCCCCCATGCCCCATACCCCCGCATCGCAACCTTCCAACGACCAGCTCGCCACCAAGGCACAGGCCTGGTCGGCGCTGTTCTCCGAGCCCATGAGCGACCTGGTCAAGCGCTACACGTCGAGCGTGTTCTTCGACAAGCGCCTGTGGCAGGCCGACATCGCGGGCAGCCTGGCCCATGCCGACATGCTGGCCGCGCAGGGCATCATCTCGGGCGACGACCTGGCCGCCATCGAGCGCGGCATGGCCCAGATCACGCAGGAGATCGAGGCCGGCCAGTTCGACTGGAAGCTCGACCTGGAGGACGTGCACCTGAACATCGAGGCGCGCCTGACCCAGCTCGTGGGCGACGCCGGCAAGCGCCTGCACACAGGCCGCAGCCGCAACGACCAGGTGGCCACCGACGTGCGCCTGTGGCTGCGCGGCGAGATCGACCTGATCGACGGCCTGCTGCGAGAGTTGCAACTGGCGCTGGTCGAGGTGGCCGAGAAGAACGTGGAGGTGATCCTGCCCGGTTTCACCCACCTGCAGGTGGCCCAGCCCGTGAGCTTCGCGCACCACCTGCTGGCCTACGTGGAGATGTTTGCGCGCGACGCCGAGCGCATGCGCGACGCGCGCCGCCGCGTGAACGTGCTGCCGCTGGGCAGCGCGGCGCTGGCCGGCACCACCTATCCGCTTGACCGCGAGCGCGTGGCCAGGACGCTCGGCATGGAAGGCGTGTGCCAGAACAGCCTGGACGGCGTGAGCGACCGCGACTTCGCGATCGAGTTCACGGCGGCCGCCAGCCTGTGCATGGTGCACGTGAGCCGCCTGTCGGAGGAACTCATCATCTGGATGAGCCAGAACTTCGGCTTCATCCGCATCGCCGACCGCTTCACCACCGGCTCGTCGATCATGCCGCAGAAGAAGAACCCCGACGTGCCCGAGCTCGCGCGCGGCAAGACCGGCCGCGTGGTGGGCCACCTCATGGGCCTGATCACCTTGATGAAGGGCCAGCCCCTGGCCTACAACAAGGACAACCAGGAGGACAAGGAGCCGCTGTTCGACACCGTGGACACCCTGAAGGACACGCTGCGCATCTTCGCCGAGATGATCGGCGGCCAG
This region of Alicycliphilus denitrificans K601 genomic DNA includes:
- a CDS encoding SpoVR family protein gives rise to the protein MNLSQYPVLQRRAGRQSWKQSVPGERHQRGVPRSPLPAGKRPAHPLPDPSDWTFELIERYHAAIAATAERYGLDTYPNQLEVISAEQMMDAYASVGMPVGYRHWSYGKEFLATERRYRRGHMGLAYEIVINSNPCISYLMEENTTAMQALVIAHAAYGHNSFFKGNYLFGMWTDAGSIIDYLVYARDFVSQCEERYGLDTVEQWIDSCHALANLGVDRYHRPSKKSLARERAEREQREAYAQQQVNVLWRTLPARPGKGDSAVQESERFPKEPEENILYFIEKNAPLLEPWQRELVRIVRKIAQYFYPQRQTQVMNEGWATFWHYTLLNTLYDEGWLTDGVMIEWLSSHTNVIYQPPAGHRAYSGINPYALGFAMYRDIRRICQDPTEEDRRWFPDMAGTPWLPALHHAMQNFKDESFVGQFLSPKLMRDMRLFAIHDDASERELLVSAIHDEDGYRQLRQTLSQQYDLGVREPNIQVWNVNLRGDRCLTLRHTQYQGRPLADDALEVLKHVARLWGFGVRLETVSGDGEMPVLLHSVPAPPA
- a CDS encoding MetQ/NlpA family ABC transporter substrate-binding protein, with amino-acid sequence MLKQTLSALAIAALAFSAQAADVLKVAATAVPHAEILNFVKPRLKAEGVDLQVKEFSDYVQPNMAVEDKQLDANFFQHQPYLDSFNKDRKTSLVMVPGGKVHVEPFGAYSSKIKNVKDLKDGATVAIPNDPSNGGRALILLAKQGLIELKDPKSLTPTPLDVVKNPKKLKFKELEAPLLPRALADVDLALINTNYAIEAKLNPTKDALFIEGADSPYTNIVAARADRANDPNIAKLMKALHQPEVKKFIQDKYKGAVVPAF
- a CDS encoding sensor histidine kinase produces the protein MQETQILSTHPAPLPGPAPRGRAVGRALVFDACQVGVVLRAVLFVEAVLGVGAMFGAAGPGEWLARLALLTGGALPATLAWLVTACSLKKGLQRLREPLQYAAGVLLGMLAGLYACAMLALAGTTADSPPWLACAASGALLSALLVTALLLRARARTPAATTARLTELQSRIRPHFLFNTLNSAIALVREEPAKAEALLEDLSDLFRHALVEQGESATLEDEIALARRYLDIEQVRFGERLRVQWLIDPRASAARLPPLLLQPLVENAVKHGVEPTPGPAKLRITAERRGSRVVLTITNTLPPGNTGAEPRARGHGIALANVRDRLRLLHDVDCDFHAGVRDGLYQVRIALPVK
- a CDS encoding YeaH/YhbH family protein produces the protein MALHIIDRRLAGKNKSVGNRERFIRRYKQQIAEAVRRAVDKRDIRHIEQAENITIPRKDIREPVFRHGSGGIRDTVHSGNRDHVRGDRIARPLGGGGGSGSQASDSGEGEDDFTFTLTKEEFMQIFFEDLALPRMLRTHLGETPQYKTRRAGYSHDGTPHNLAVLRTMRGALGRRIALTKAPHRELQALQQELDGLLAQDDGTSEAVAELQQRIDALRERMARVAFLDPIDLRFRNRTKLPVPSSQAVMFCVMDVSGSMDQERKDLAKRFFILLYLFLTRHYEKIDIVFIRHHTQAAEVDEDAFFHSTESGGTVVSSALVLLDQIMRARYPAGDWNIYVAQASDGDNFHDDGGNCRSLLADRILPLVRYFAYVQVAQEEQNLWDEYSQLPPLFPYFAMRKVSGPGDIYPVFRDLFKKEGAVA
- the argH gene encoding argininosuccinate lyase; this translates as MPHTPASQPSNDQLATKAQAWSALFSEPMSDLVKRYTSSVFFDKRLWQADIAGSLAHADMLAAQGIISGDDLAAIERGMAQITQEIEAGQFDWKLDLEDVHLNIEARLTQLVGDAGKRLHTGRSRNDQVATDVRLWLRGEIDLIDGLLRELQLALVEVAEKNVEVILPGFTHLQVAQPVSFAHHLLAYVEMFARDAERMRDARRRVNVLPLGSAALAGTTYPLDRERVARTLGMEGVCQNSLDGVSDRDFAIEFTAAASLCMVHVSRLSEELIIWMSQNFGFIRIADRFTTGSSIMPQKKNPDVPELARGKTGRVVGHLMGLITLMKGQPLAYNKDNQEDKEPLFDTVDTLKDTLRIFAEMIGGQANPATGAKEGGITVNAEAMRAAAQKGYATATDLADYLVKKGLPFRDAHETVAHAVKAATTHGVDLSELPLAVLQGFHPAIGKDVFDALSLQGSLCARGTLGGTAPAQVRAQLARHRARLAA